A genome region from Diorhabda carinulata isolate Delta chromosome 2, icDioCari1.1, whole genome shotgun sequence includes the following:
- the LOC130903485 gene encoding myosin-VIIa-like isoform X2 codes for MHISSIDGVEDMINLGDLQEYAILRNLHKRYREKLIYTYTGSMLIAINPYEILPIYTNSVISTYKGKRMEEMPPHIFAVGDNSYNNMITTKTDQCIVISGESGAGKTESTKLILQYLASTSAQHTWIEQQILEANPILEAFGNAKTVRNDNSSRFGKYIDIKFNKTGAIQGATIEQYLLEKSRIISQNEGERNYHIFYSMLAGMSKEKKKALDLGNPESYEYLKHGRTFTCDGRNEQAEWSDIINAFKVLNFTDKEVDDIFNLLSVILHLGNLKFKSGTLAHSESSELADASAGETISVLLGVNKYDLNEALTKRSIYAQGEQITANLTKEQASDSRHAFVKGIYGQLFVFIVDKINSVISLNKKISKASIGVLDIFGFENFNINSFEQTCINYANENLQQFFVRHIFKLEQEYYNKEGISWANITFNDNQTILDLIGMKPLNIFSLMDEESKFPKGTDFSFLTKLHKQHGNHSNYSKPKSEMTPAFGIKHFAGEVFYDVEGFLEKNRDSFSHDLLKLMLKSQNPMFKNLFKKELDTNLKKTLSSQFRTSLDQLMKTLETCHPFFVRCIKPNHNKKPQEFDKLLCTRQLRYSGMMETAKIRQAGYPIRYNYIEFVDRFRYLGKNIKPSYKGDCKNSSASILKNVFKDNVQYQLGNTKVFLKQHENEYLEQQRNIVLDKAITLLQKVLKGWVYRRRYLKMRQAAITIQKHFRARGYRKRFLVMRNGYKRMQACIVSRQLTFAFFRIKKNITIIQARCRGYLVRRKSKFGQVFNIVKQRRIDEKMLQQQGVKNYRVEAEAKMKQELAELNIKYEAKLKAQEEELKKAEKIVDDNFASIFNGIDDMISNNKENELPNTPTKKYRKTPLTIEIQANDKLEDLSEYSFRKYAATYFSSTANYQFSKKPLKESLHYLPTPDDTIAAQAIWLTILRFMGDYPEPKFDNSVKGKESIMTVVSETLSRSFTNRKEYQEILKEERIHSSLKKSERQKLLHLTLKKKTKLLEDVRRGLVEDSFATERYEEWLHRRRTNNLEKLHFIIGHGILRPELRDEIFAMICKQLTNNYIKSSYARGWILLSLCVGCFAPSDRFTNYLRAFIRSGPPGYAPYCEGRLNRTFQNGTRTQPPSWLELIATKNKDHINLEVKLMDGTTHIVEADSATISEEILSQIATSLTLKDTFGFSIFVALDDKVMSLGSENDHIMDAISQCEQYAKEQGQHESTTPWRLFLRKEIFAPWHDPSADSVASNLIYHQIIRGVKHGEYRCSKEGDVAVLIAIQYYVDNGAQFNPKLLHSRIGDYMPTYLVKRSQNDLSNWENKIMSAFINLACVKQKLPSIKAKETMVKYAQMTWPILFSKFYEAVQVSGPRLPKSKMIIAVNSTGIFMIDDEEQIHMELTFADISFVTYEKSNQMTLRFNTVAKEEYGFHTMDAQSICGLLQYILDGLKKRSVYCVATSDYSHPAGAESFLVLRKGDLIVLNNGLNGEKLLTSTWGYGESNGKTGDFPTENVYILPTLQLPPSDILTCFKKDGIILEKKTESSISTTQRIKMYTLSQYAQEHFRPGKTTSSNRSAILTAARRMSKEELWKYSNEPIYQPLLKTLLTNEETSKEACNIFTAILKYMGDLPAPKVKYSTEYSDQIFQGPLKNDLLQDEVYCQIMKQLTYNRLSLSEERGWELMYLITGLYLPSEKLYGELQKFLKSRTHPFVEHCLKRLAKTQKLGPRKFPPNTIEVEAVQHKSMEIFHKIYFPDDTDEAFVVDSMTRALDLCKSIGNRLELKSTDGFSLFVAIADRVFSIPQDQFFYDFLSELIDWFRQTKPSWGSAIQVQAQYQVFFMKKLWVGTVPEKDYYADQIFHYHQEVPKYLKGYHKCNKQDAVKLAALILRARFEDNNSEATSTLQHNIKDLIPADIVKAASTSDWRKNILNEYKLSKLTAEQAKTEFLKITYKWPTFGSAFFEVKQTSDPSYPDVIIIAINRKGVNIIHPLTKDILATHEYSELSNWSSGNAYFHMTVGNIMRRTKILCETSQGYKMDDLITSYTNFIRNNGQI; via the exons ATGCATATATCTTCTATTGATGGAGTGGAGGATATGATAAATTTGGGGGATTTACAGGAATATgctattttgagaaatttacATAAACGATAtagagaaaaattgatttat actTATACAGGATCGATGTTAATAGCGATAAATCCTTATGAAATTTTACCGATATATACAAATTCAGTTATCAGTACTTACAAAGGTAAAAGAATGGAGGAAATGCCTCCACATATTTTCGCAGTCGGAGATAACAGCTACAACAACATGATAACAACCAAAACAGATCAATGTATTGTCATAAG CGGGGAAAGTGGTGCGGGTAAAACGGAAAGTACTAAATTGATTTTACAGTATTTAGCATCGACTAGCGCTCAACATACGTGGATAGAGCAACAAATTTTGGAAGCTAATCCGATTTTGGAAGCGTTCGGTAACGCTAAGACAGTTAGGAACGATAATTCGTCTCGTTTCGGAAAATATATCGatattaaattcaacaaaacgGGCGCTATACAGGGAGCTACTATCGAACAATACCTTCTGGAGAAAAGTAGAATAATATCCCAGAACGAAGGCGAAAggaattatcatatattttatagtatGTTAGCTGGAATGAGCAAGGAGAAGAAGAAAGCTCTCGATTTAG GGAATCCTGAATCCTACGAATACTTGAAACACGGCAGGACTTTCACTTGTGATGGTAGAAACGAACAAGCTGAATGGTCGGATATCATTAACGCTTTCAAGGTGCTCAATTTTACCGATAAAGAG GTTGACGATATTTTTAATCTATTGTCTGTTATTCTACATTtgggaaatttgaaatttaaatctgGAACACTAGCACATTCGGAAAGTTCTGAATTGGCAGATGCAAGTGCTGGAGAAACAATTTCCGTACTTTTAG gtgtaaataaatatgatttgaaCGAAGCTTTGACCAAGAGATCAATCTACGCCCAAGGCGAACAAATTACCGCAAACCTGACCAAAGAGCAGGCTTCGGATTCGCGTCACGCATTCGTAAAAGGAATTTACGGTCAATTATTTGTCTTCATAGTAGATAAAATCAACAGCGTGATATCTCTGAATAAAAAGATAAGTAAAGCGAGCATAGGCGTGCTGGATATATTCGGTTTCgagaattttaatataaacagCTTCGAACAAACGTGTATTAATTACGCCAACGAGAATCTTCAACAGTTTTTCGTCAgacatatattcaaattagaGCAGGAGTATTATAACAAAGAAGGGATAAGTTGGGCGAACATAACCTTTAATGATAACCAGACCATTTTGGATCTTATCGGTATGAAACCGTTGAATATTTTCTCGTTGATGGATGAAGAATCCAAGTTTCCGAAAGGGACCGATTTTTCGTTTTTGACCAAGTTGCACAAACAACATGGAAATCATTCTAATTATTCCAAACCGAAAAGTGAAATGACGCCAGCATTTGGTATCAAACATTTTGCTGGGGAGGTGTTCTACGACGTCGAGG GATTTTTGGAAAAGAATAGAGACTCTTTCAGTCACGATTTACTTAAACTCATGTTAAAATCTCAAAACCcgatgtttaaaaatttatttaaaaaagaattagaCACGAACTTGAAGAAAACACTGTCGTCACAATTTCGAACGTCTTTGGATCAATTAATGAAAACCTTAGAAACTTGCCATCCGTTTTTCGTGAGATGCATCAAACCGAATCACAACAAAAAACCGCAG GAATTTGATAAACTGTTGTGTACAAGACAGCTTCGCTATTCGGGAATGATGGAAACTGCCAAAATCCGCCAAGCAGGTTACCCCATTAGATACAATTACATAGAATTCGTCGATAGGTTTCGATATCTcggtaaaaatataaaaccttCTTACAAGGGCGATTGCAAAAATTCATCGGctagtattttgaaaaacgttttCAAGGATAACGTACAATATCAGCTGGGAAACACAAAGgtttttttgaaacaacacGAAAATGAGTATCTGGAACAACAAAGGAACATAGTTTTGGATAAAGCAATTACG ttgttacaaaaagttttgaaaGGATGGGTGTACAGACGGCGTTATCTGAAGATGCGGCAAGCAGCCATAACGATCCAGAAACATTTCAGAGCCAGAGGATACAGAAAGAGGTTCTTGGTGATGCGAAACGGTTATAAGAGAATGCAAGCTTGCATAGTATCCAGACAATTGACTTTCGCTTTCTTCAGAATCAAAAAGAACATCACCATCATCCAAGCGAGATGCAGGGGGTATTTGGTCAGAAGAAAGAGCAAGTTCGGACAGGTATTCAATATAGTTAAGCAGAGGAGGATCGACGAAAAGATGTTACAACAGCAAGGGGTTAAGAATTATAG GGTGGAAGCTGAGGCTAAAATGAAACAGGAATTGGCGGAATTGAATATCAAATACGAAGCTAAACTGAAAGCTCAAGAAGAAGAACTGAAGAAAGCCGAAAAAATTGTCGATGATAACTTTGCTTCTATATTTAACGGAATAGACGACATGATAAGTAATAATAAGGAAAATGAGTTACCGAATACTCCAACCAAG AAATACCGTAAAACACCTCTAACTATAGAAATCCAAGCTAACGATAAATTGGAAGATTTGAGCGAGTACAGTTTCCGGAAATACGCCGCCACGTACTTTTCCAGTACGGCGAATTACCAATTTTCCAAGAAACCCTTAAAAGAATCCCTGCATTATCTACCGACTCCCGATGACACGATCGCGGCTCAGGCAATATGGTTGACCATACTCAGATTTATGGGGGATTATCCGGAACCTAAATTCGATAATTCCGTTAAAG gtaAAGAATCGATAATGACCGTGGTTTCGGAAACGTTAAGTAGAAGTTTCACGAACAGAAAAGAGTACCAG gAAATATTGAAAGAGGAACGTATACACTCCTCGCTTAAGAAATCGGAACGGCAGAAATTACTTCATTTGactttgaaaaagaaaactaaacTTCTGGAAGACGTCAGAAGGGGTTTGGTGGAGGACAGTTTCGCAACGGAAAGATACGAAGAATGGTTACATCGACGGCGGAcgaataatttggaaaaattacattttataattgGTCACGGAATATTGCGGCCGGAACTTAG agaCGAAATATTCGCCATGATATGCAAACAATTAACAAACAATTACATAAAATCCTCGTACGCCAGAGGTTGGATTCTTCTTTCTTTATGCGTCGGTTGTTTCGCCCCCTCCGACCGATTCACAAATTACTTAAGGGCTTTCATAAGATCCGGTCCGCCGGGTTACGCGCCCTATTGCGAAGGCAGATTAAACAGAACCTTCCAAAACGGCACCAGAACCCAACCGCCCAGTTGGTTGGAATTAATAGCCACCAAAAATAAGGATCACATCAATTTAGAAGTCAAACTAATGGACGGTACTACTCATATCGTCGAA GCCGATTCCGCTACGATTTCCGAAGAAATATTATCGCAAATCGCTACGAGTTTAACGCTAAAGGACACGTTCGGATTTTCGATATTCGTAGCTTTGGACGATAAGGTTATGTCCTTGGGTAGCGAAAACGATCATATAATGGACGCCATATCGCAATGCGAACAATACGCCAAAGAACAG GGCCAACACGAAAGCACCACCCCCTGGCGATTGTTTTTACGTAAAGAAATCTTCGCGCCTTGGCACGACCCCTCCGCCGATTCCGTCGCTTCGAATCTGATCTATCATCAAATAATCAGAGGCGTGAAACACGGCGAGTACCGTTGTTCTAAAGAAGGAGACGTCGCGGTACTAATAGCCATACAATATTACGTGGACAACGGCGCCCAATTCAATCCGAAGCTACTTCATAGCAGAATAGGGGATTACATGCCGACGTATTTGGTCAAAAGAAGCCAAAACGATCTTTCCAATTGGGAAAATAAGATAATGTCTGCGTTTATCAACTTGGCTTGCGTCAAACAGAAATTGCCGTCGATAAAAGCCAAAGAAACTATGGTGAAGTACGCCCAGATGACGTGGCCTATATTGTTTTCGAAATTCTACGAAGCCGTACAAGTTTCCG GTCCTCGACTACCCAAAAGCAAAATGATAATAGCCGTTAACAGTACGGGGATATTCATGATCGACGACGAGGAACAGATCCATATGGAATTGACTTTCGCCGATATATCGTTCGTTACTTACGAAAAGAGTAACCAGATGACGTTGAGGTTCAATACTGTGGCCAAAGAAGAATACGGTTTCCATACGATGGACGCGCAGAGTATATGCGGATTGTTGCAATATATTTTGGACGGTTTGAAGAAGAGGTCGGTGTATTGTGTGGCTACTAGCGATTATTCGCATCCGGCAG GAGCAGAATCATTTTTGGTGTTACGTAAAGGTGACCTCATCGTATTGAATAACGGTCTAAACGGAGAAAAACTCTTGACATCCACTTGGGGTTACGGCGAATCTAACGGAAAAACCGGCGATTTTCCAACGGAAAACGTTTACATATTACCAACATTACAACTACCTCCTTCCGATATATTGACGTGTTTCAAAAAAGACGGAATAATCCTCGAAAAGAAAACGGAATCGTCGATAAGTACTACGCAAAGGATAAAGATGTACACTTTATCGCAATACGCCCAAGAACACTTTAGACCCGGTAAAACGACGTCTTCGAACAGATCCGCCATATTAACAGCCGCCAGGAGGATGTCCAAAGAGGAATTGTGGAAATACTCCAACGAACCCATCTACCAACCGTTGCTCAAGACCTTATTGACCAACGAAGAAACCAGTAAAGAAGCATGCAACATCTTCACCGCCATTCTAAAGTATATGGGGGATTTACCGGCTCCAAAAGTTAAATATAGCACCGAATATTCCGACCAGATATTCCAAG GTCCTCTCAAAAACGATTTACTACAAGACGAAGTGTACTGTcaaattatgaaacaattgACGTACAACAGACTATCGTTGAGCGAAGAGAGGGGATGGGAATTGATGTATCTCATCACGGGTTTATATTTACCGAGCGAAAAACTCTACGGGGAATTACAGAAGTTTTTGAAATCCAGAACGCATCCTTTCGTCGAGCATTGCTTAAAGAGATTAGCCAAAACTCAAAAG ttGGGACCGAGAAAATTCCCCCCGAATACCATCGAAGTCGAAGCGGTACAACACAAAAGCATGGAAATATTCCACAAGATATATTTCCCGGACGATACCGACGAAGCTTTCGTAGTGGATTCGATGACTAGAGCTTTGGATCTTTGTAAATCGATCGGGAATAGATTGGAACTGAAATCCACCGACGGTTTCAGTTTATTCGTCGCAATAGCCGATAGAGTTTTCTCCATACCGCAAGATCAATTCTTCTACGATTTCTTGAGCGAATTAATCGATTGGTTCCGACAGACTAAACCGAGTTGGGGAA GTGCGATTCAAGTGCAAGCGCAATACCAAGTATTcttcatgaaaaaattgtgggtTGGGACTGTACCGGAAAAGGATTATTACGCCGATCAGATCTTCCATTACCATCAAGAAGTGCCGAAATATCTTAAAGGATATCACAAATGTAATAAACAGGATGCTGTCAAATTGGCAGCGCTTATTTTGAGGGCGCGTTTCGAGGATAATAATTCCGAA GCTACTTCTACTCTTCAGCACAACATCAAAGACCTCATACCGGCGGATATAGTGAAGGCTGCCAGTACGTCTGattggagaaaaaatatattgaacgaATACAAGTTATCGAAATTAACGGCGGAACAAGctaaaactgaatttttgaaaataacatacAAATGGCCCACTTTCGGATCGGCTTTCTTCGAAGTTAAACAAACCTCGGATCCTTCTTACCCCGATGTTATTATCATCGCTATAAATAGAAAAGGAGTTAATATTATACATCCTCTAACCAAA gaTATTTTGGCGACTCACGAGTATTCCGAATTGAGTAATTGGTCGTCTGGTAACGCTTATTTCCATATGACGGTAGGTAATATCATGAGAAGAACGAAAATTTTATGTGAAACTTCCCAAGGGTACAAAATGGATGATTTAATAACCTCATATACTAACTTTATTCGCAATAATGGACAGATTTAG